A region of the Pseudomonadota bacterium genome:
GTGCCCATGAAGGGAGAAGAATCAACGTCCCGTGTCACCATTAAGTATGATGTATGCGGCGGAAGGCCATGTATCAGGGGCACGCGCATTGAGATTGCCATCATATTGGACGGGTT
Encoded here:
- a CDS encoding DUF433 domain-containing protein, with the protein product MKGEESTSRVTIKYDVCGGRPCIRGTRIEIAIILDGLTEGMTEANIIDHYPQITREDIRASLAYAAELSHE